From Moraxella sp. K1664, one genomic window encodes:
- a CDS encoding TonB-dependent siderophore receptor, translated as MRKFPLSLLSVAILVATNAQANDGEPTVMLGHETITISKDAGKYVAITPNSLKDDSPLYETAQSVSVLTPQQVEQKQASTVAELLENVAGVSSGVQGRRGWDDFIIRGQVSSNQMYVDGMRVQMSSNNLRAWDVAGADSIEVVKGTTTTGYGMALPSGIVNITSKRPDSETFAKGKITVGSFNNKELAYDLNYAPNDNKKGAFRLNGRFSDHDDATDYVYFKDNYIAPSYTFDLGDDTDLTLLGSYQWREYLRQQGLPHNNTIDLATGEQTVRNAHEQYSSSTFFGLPDYGYEQKTLRLGYDLAHHINDKLTFKSIFAINKTDTDGKPVLSTAHNNFYSTGNIGRQINNQIKKDTMLTSDNRFETYFNTGNVEHDVTVGLDLLREKSDYYRRNDRAYPNFDINNPSYDVSSITEGTPSQNITTTQYAGLYAKDSMRYDDWIFGASVRHDWAKTDVDNVLTGANAKRTDGEFTGSVSAMYDYQGKFAPYVSFGTSFQQNTSTGQNGEVLDPEKGQNAEIGVKFQGFDKRLQGYVSAYDITRKNVAETIYDDSGVGTGYSELVGKQRTKGFEFESAFVMNNQWNISGSYSYIPTAKIVENSRASNVGQRISQIPEHSASVSTQYHFSPDRLGWYVGGGLRYQGDRRAWRTAVNNRGVETTHFIDLPAYTVLDAKAGYEAKNWGVGLAVKNLTDKDYLIGTTPNSQLVSYGEPRNIRATLTFKY; from the coding sequence ATGCGTAAATTTCCCTTGTCTTTATTAAGTGTTGCCATACTTGTTGCGACCAATGCTCAGGCAAATGATGGCGAGCCGACCGTCATGCTAGGACATGAGACCATCACCATCTCCAAAGACGCTGGCAAATATGTCGCCATCACGCCCAATTCCCTAAAAGACGACAGTCCCCTGTATGAGACCGCCCAATCAGTGAGCGTGCTAACCCCACAGCAGGTAGAGCAAAAACAAGCCAGCACCGTTGCCGAGCTTTTGGAAAATGTGGCAGGCGTGTCATCAGGCGTGCAGGGTCGGCGCGGGTGGGATGACTTTATCATTCGTGGGCAAGTATCATCCAATCAGATGTATGTGGACGGTATGCGTGTACAGATGTCGTCCAATAACCTGCGAGCGTGGGACGTGGCAGGAGCGGACAGCATTGAAGTAGTCAAAGGCACGACCACTACAGGCTACGGCATGGCATTGCCAAGCGGGATTGTCAATATCACCTCAAAACGCCCTGACAGCGAGACCTTTGCCAAAGGCAAAATCACGGTTGGCAGTTTTAATAACAAAGAGCTTGCCTATGACCTAAACTATGCCCCAAACGACAACAAAAAAGGAGCGTTTCGCCTAAATGGGCGTTTTTCTGACCATGATGACGCAACGGATTATGTCTATTTTAAAGACAACTACATTGCCCCAAGCTATACTTTTGATTTAGGCGATGACACCGATTTGACCCTTTTGGGCAGTTATCAATGGCGTGAATATCTCCGTCAGCAGGGCTTGCCACACAACAACACCATAGACCTTGCCACAGGCGAGCAAACCGTACGCAATGCCCACGAGCAGTATTCGTCCAGTACGTTTTTTGGCTTGCCTGATTATGGTTATGAACAAAAAACCTTGCGTTTGGGCTATGATTTGGCTCATCATATCAATGACAAGCTCACCTTTAAGTCCATTTTTGCCATTAACAAAACCGACACAGACGGCAAGCCTGTACTTTCAACCGCTCATAACAATTTTTATAGCACGGGCAATATCGGTCGCCAAATTAACAATCAAATCAAAAAAGACACCATGCTCACCAGCGACAACCGCTTTGAGACTTATTTTAATACAGGTAACGTTGAGCATGATGTAACAGTAGGGCTTGACCTATTGCGTGAAAAAAGCGACTATTATCGCCGTAATGACCGAGCTTATCCCAATTTTGACATCAACAATCCAAGCTATGACGTATCAAGCATTACAGAAGGTACGCCTAGCCAAAATATTACCACTACTCAATACGCAGGGCTGTACGCCAAGGACAGTATGCGTTATGATGACTGGATTTTTGGGGCGAGCGTCCGCCACGACTGGGCAAAAACGGACGTGGATAACGTGCTGACAGGAGCCAATGCCAAACGCACAGACGGCGAATTTACAGGCAGTGTGTCCGCCATGTATGATTATCAAGGCAAATTCGCCCCTTATGTCAGCTTTGGTACGTCCTTTCAACAAAACACCAGCACAGGACAAAATGGCGAAGTGCTAGACCCCGAAAAAGGTCAAAATGCCGAAATTGGCGTAAAATTTCAAGGCTTTGACAAACGTTTGCAAGGCTATGTGTCCGCCTATGACATCACTCGCAAAAATGTTGCCGAAACGATTTATGACGATAGTGGGGTTGGCACAGGATATAGCGAGCTTGTGGGTAAGCAACGCACCAAAGGTTTTGAGTTTGAAAGTGCGTTTGTGATGAATAACCAATGGAATATCTCGGGTTCGTACAGCTATATCCCAACCGCCAAAATCGTGGAAAACAGCCGTGCGTCCAATGTCGGTCAGCGTATCAGCCAAATCCCAGAACACTCTGCGTCCGTGTCCACGCAATATCATTTTAGCCCTGACCGTTTGGGCTGGTATGTCGGTGGTGGCTTGCGTTATCAAGGCGACAGACGAGCGTGGCGGACAGCGGTCAATAACCGTGGGGTAGAAACCACGCATTTTATTGATTTGCCAGCCTATACCGTGCTTGACGCTAAGGCAGGCTATGAAGCCAAAAATTGGGGTGTGGGTTTGGCGGTCAAAAACTTGACGGACAAAGACTATCTTATCGGCACAACGCCCAACTCCCAGCTTGTCTCTTATGGCGAGCCACGCAACATTCGTGCGACTTTGACTTTTAAATATTGA
- a CDS encoding ABC transporter substrate-binding protein produces the protein MSMLCSLLFACGGDKPTSQNETTQTPTTAESKSIAITAIVEHPALDAVRQGTLEALASEGFKEGENLTVNFQSAQGNPATAGQIAKQFVADNPDAIVAIATPSAQAVVSATTTIPVVFSAVTEPVEAKLVPKLDGSGTNVTGASDVLPLEPQIDLIKELIPSVKNIGFVYSPGEVNSTVTLRNLKAIAEPQGLTIVEAPAQKSSDIAMSAQSLVGKVDVIYTSTDNNVINAYEALAKVAKEGKIPLVSSDPSVVERGASVALGVNYHGLGLETGKITARILKGEKAGDIAVYSASELDLMVSKKNASEQGLSVPQSILDKAKTVVE, from the coding sequence ATGAGTATGCTTTGCTCGCTACTGTTTGCCTGCGGCGGTGACAAACCTACCAGCCAAAACGAGACCACCCAAACTCCCACGACTGCCGAGAGCAAATCGATTGCCATTACTGCCATCGTCGAACACCCTGCACTGGACGCCGTTCGTCAAGGCACACTTGAAGCCTTAGCCAGCGAAGGCTTTAAAGAAGGCGAGAACCTAACGGTCAATTTCCAATCCGCCCAAGGCAACCCTGCCACCGCAGGACAAATCGCCAAACAGTTCGTGGCGGACAACCCTGACGCCATCGTCGCCATCGCCACCCCATCTGCCCAAGCGGTTGTCAGTGCCACTACCACCATTCCCGTGGTATTCTCTGCCGTGACCGAACCTGTGGAAGCCAAACTGGTGCCCAAACTAGATGGCTCTGGCACGAACGTAACAGGGGCATCGGACGTGCTACCACTTGAACCGCAGATTGACCTTATCAAAGAGCTAATTCCTAGCGTCAAAAACATCGGGTTCGTGTACAGCCCAGGGGAAGTGAACTCCACCGTGACTTTGCGTAACCTAAAAGCCATCGCCGAACCCCAAGGGCTCACCATCGTTGAAGCCCCTGCCCAAAAATCATCAGACATCGCCATGAGTGCCCAAAGTCTGGTTGGCAAGGTGGACGTGATTTATACATCAACCGACAATAACGTCATCAACGCTTATGAAGCCCTTGCCAAAGTCGCCAAAGAAGGTAAAATCCCCCTTGTCTCATCTGACCCTAGCGTGGTCGAGCGTGGGGCGAGTGTTGCTCTTGGCGTAAACTATCATGGTCTGGGACTAGAAACAGGCAAAATCACCGCCCGCATCCTAAAAGGCGAAAAAGCAGGCGACATCGCCGTGTACAGTGCCAGCGAGCTTGACTTGATGGTCAGCAAGAAAAATGCCAGCGAGCAGGGTTTGAGCGTACCACAATCCATTTTGGATAAAGCCAAAACAGTGGTAGAATAA
- a CDS encoding ABC transporter permease — translation MSLIAFLGALESGLIYAIMALGVLISFRILDFPDLTADGSFPLGGAVAAVSIIAGFNPWVACLFGMMAGMMAGVVTAWLNVKIGILHLLAGILVMTALYSVNLRIMNAPNLSLLGEPSVFTPFISGDNGMWVRVLVAGAVVVVVKLLLDWFFNTETGLAMRATGSNLKMAQAQGINTSFTIMLGMAISNGLIALSGALFVQTQGGADISVGIGTIVVGLAAVIIGETVLSAKKIFLITLSVVIGAVLYKLFIQIALSSQTLRSIGFGPQDLNLVTALLVAIALILPKFRSKALSAFGMGKKSAKTGGAS, via the coding sequence ATGTCATTGATTGCCTTTTTAGGGGCGTTAGAGAGCGGACTGATATATGCCATCATGGCACTTGGGGTGCTCATATCGTTTCGCATTTTGGACTTTCCTGATTTGACCGCCGATGGTAGTTTTCCCTTGGGCGGTGCGGTGGCGGCAGTATCCATCATCGCAGGCTTTAACCCTTGGGTGGCTTGTCTTTTTGGCATGATGGCAGGCATGATGGCAGGGGTTGTGACCGCATGGCTGAATGTCAAGATTGGCATATTACACCTACTGGCAGGTATTTTGGTCATGACCGCTCTGTATTCGGTGAACCTACGTATCATGAATGCCCCTAACCTATCACTACTTGGTGAGCCAAGTGTTTTTACCCCCTTTATCAGTGGCGATAATGGCATGTGGGTGCGTGTATTGGTCGCAGGGGCAGTTGTGGTTGTGGTCAAACTCCTGCTTGACTGGTTTTTTAATACCGAGACAGGGCTTGCCATGCGTGCCACAGGCTCCAACCTAAAAATGGCACAAGCCCAAGGCATTAACACTTCCTTTACCATCATGCTCGGCATGGCGATTAGTAACGGCTTGATTGCTCTATCAGGGGCGTTATTCGTGCAGACCCAAGGCGGAGCGGACATCTCAGTGGGTATCGGCACCATCGTGGTCGGTCTGGCGGCGGTCATCATCGGTGAGACCGTGCTAAGTGCCAAAAAAATCTTTCTTATCACGCTCTCGGTGGTCATCGGTGCGGTGCTGTATAAACTCTTTATCCAAATCGCCCTATCTAGCCAAACCTTACGCAGTATCGGTTTTGGACCGCAGGACTTGAACCTAGTGACCGCCCTACTGGTAGCGATTGCTCTGATTTTACCCAAATTTCGCTCAAAAGCCCTAAGTGCATTTGGCATGGGCAAAAAATCTGCCAAAACAGGGGGTGCCTCATGA
- a CDS encoding ABC transporter ATP-binding protein produces MMTATDLRLTFNAGTPIENPALRGLSLHINDGEFVTVIGTNGAGKSTFLNTVSGALRPDTGSIVINGMDVTKKPTHKRSHWVARVFQDPMAGTCEALTIEDNMALAFKRGGVRGLLPALNSKNRELFRDKLAILNLGLENRLTDRMGLLSGGQRQAVSLLMASLQPSKILLLDEHTAALDPKTASFVLELTDKIVNEGRLTTLMVTHSMAQALAHGTRTVMLHQGQVVLDVSGDERRGMDVQDLLDMFEKTRGEKVADDSLILG; encoded by the coding sequence ATGATGACCGCAACCGATTTGCGTCTGACCTTTAACGCTGGCACACCCATCGAAAACCCTGCCTTGCGTGGGCTGTCTTTGCACATCAACGATGGCGAATTTGTGACCGTCATCGGTACTAACGGGGCAGGCAAATCCACTTTCCTAAACACGGTAAGCGGTGCCTTACGCCCCGATACTGGCTCGATTGTGATAAATGGCATGGACGTTACCAAAAAGCCCACGCACAAACGCAGTCACTGGGTCGCCCGTGTATTCCAAGACCCGATGGCAGGCACTTGTGAAGCCCTAACCATCGAAGATAACATGGCTCTCGCCTTTAAACGTGGGGGCGTGCGTGGCTTACTTCCTGCCCTAAATAGCAAAAATCGTGAGCTGTTTCGTGACAAACTTGCCATCTTAAATCTAGGGTTAGAAAACCGCCTAACCGACCGCATGGGACTGCTCTCAGGCGGACAACGCCAAGCGGTCAGCCTACTCATGGCAAGCCTACAACCATCCAAAATCCTACTGCTGGACGAACACACCGCCGCCCTTGACCCCAAAACCGCCAGTTTTGTCCTAGAACTCACCGACAAAATCGTGAATGAAGGTCGGCTAACCACACTCATGGTCACGCACTCGATGGCTCAGGCATTGGCTCACGGCACACGCACCGTCATGCTCCATCAAGGGCAGGTAGTTCTTGATGTCTCGGGCGATGAACGCCGTGGTATGGACGTCCAAGACCTACTAGACATGTTTGAAAAAACCCGTGGCGAGAAAGTGGCGGATGACAGTTTGATATTGGGCTAG
- a CDS encoding IS110 family transposase, producing the protein MRLLKQTLHKQGKRQMIHYIGIDISKAKFDVAFINPSTNKVKTKVFNNNKAGFDLLLAWLKTNVSNHLDELHIILEATGVYHEHLSEFLDDNNIKQSIVNPNYVRKFADSLGVIHKTDKKDSIILSRYGYSHKPEVWVAPSIEAKQLKALLARLEALKEDLQREQNRQELLLSPNLPDLVKASMQTVISVLQEEIAKLTKDIDDFVDKQPSLKQDKTLLETIDGIGSVIAKEVVCLIHTKQFKKASQMASFLGLIPKQRQSGVFKGATKLSKQGQVSLRAKLYMSAMSAIRYNSTIKAFYERLQQNGKTKMQALCACMRKLVHICFGVIKTQTSFEQQVSLS; encoded by the coding sequence GTGCGTTTATTAAAACAGACACTGCATAAACAAGGCAAGAGACAGATGATACACTATATTGGCATAGACATCAGCAAAGCAAAGTTTGATGTTGCATTTATAAACCCAAGCACAAATAAAGTAAAAACCAAGGTTTTTAACAACAACAAAGCAGGCTTTGATTTACTGCTTGCTTGGTTAAAAACCAATGTCAGCAATCATCTTGATGAGCTACACATCATCCTAGAAGCAACAGGGGTTTATCATGAACACCTAAGTGAGTTTCTTGATGATAATAATATCAAGCAAAGCATTGTCAATCCTAACTATGTCCGCAAATTTGCAGACAGTTTGGGGGTAATCCATAAAACTGATAAAAAAGACAGCATTATTTTATCAAGGTATGGTTATAGCCACAAGCCTGAGGTTTGGGTAGCACCTAGCATTGAAGCCAAACAGCTAAAAGCTCTATTGGCTCGCTTAGAAGCACTCAAAGAAGATTTGCAACGAGAGCAAAACCGACAAGAGTTGCTCTTATCACCCAATCTGCCCGATTTGGTTAAAGCATCCATGCAAACAGTCATCAGTGTCCTTCAAGAGGAAATTGCCAAACTCACCAAAGACATTGATGACTTTGTTGACAAACAACCAAGTTTAAAGCAAGACAAAACCTTACTTGAAACCATTGACGGTATTGGTTCTGTTATTGCCAAAGAAGTGGTATGCTTAATACATACCAAACAATTTAAAAAAGCCTCACAGATGGCTTCGTTTTTAGGCTTAATACCCAAACAAAGACAGTCAGGTGTCTTTAAGGGAGCAACCAAACTGTCCAAACAAGGGCAAGTCTCTTTGCGTGCTAAGCTGTATATGTCTGCAATGAGTGCCATTCGTTATAATAGCACCATTAAGGCATTTTATGAACGATTACAACAAAACGGTAAAACCAAAATGCAAGCCTTATGTGCTTGTATGCGTAAATTGGTACATATCTGTTTTGGTGTTATCAAAACCCAAACATCCTTTGAGCAACAAGTATCTTTAAGTTAG
- the purU gene encoding formyltetrahydrofolate deformylase: MNQNIARLLVTCADQAGIVQAVSGFLYHHGANIISLDQHTTEAYGGKYFMRVEFHVEDLADKKQTLLDTFAKNVADKYQMSWRLSCSFDVKKMGILVSKEDHALLELLWRYSRGTLPCQITKVVSNHEDLRADVESFGIPFVHIPVGKDNKDEAYDKIDEVMQGNDLLVLARYMQILTPSFVDKWESKVINIHHSFLPAFVGANPYKQAFDKGVKLIGATAHYVTSELDEGPIIEQGVERVSHAFDVAELRELGRDIEREVLARAVKWHLEDRIILDGNKTVVFD; the protein is encoded by the coding sequence ATGAATCAAAACATTGCACGACTTTTGGTAACTTGTGCCGACCAAGCAGGCATTGTCCAAGCGGTATCAGGCTTTTTATATCATCACGGGGCCAACATCATCTCGCTTGACCAACACACGACCGAAGCCTATGGCGGTAAATACTTCATGCGAGTAGAATTTCATGTGGAAGATTTGGCAGACAAAAAGCAAACCCTGCTTGATACCTTTGCCAAAAATGTCGCTGACAAATACCAAATGAGCTGGCGGTTGTCTTGTAGTTTTGATGTCAAAAAAATGGGGATTTTGGTATCCAAAGAAGACCATGCCTTGTTAGAACTTTTGTGGCGTTATAGCCGTGGGACATTGCCCTGTCAGATTACCAAAGTCGTCTCCAACCACGAAGATTTGCGTGCCGATGTTGAAAGCTTTGGCATTCCTTTTGTGCATATTCCTGTTGGTAAAGACAACAAAGACGAAGCCTACGACAAAATCGATGAAGTCATGCAGGGCAATGATTTGCTGGTGCTGGCTCGTTATATGCAAATTCTTACGCCAAGTTTTGTCGATAAGTGGGAGAGTAAAGTCATCAACATTCATCACTCATTTTTGCCTGCCTTTGTGGGAGCAAACCCCTATAAACAAGCCTTTGATAAAGGGGTCAAACTCATCGGGGCGACCGCTCACTATGTCACAAGCGAGCTTGATGAAGGCCCCATCATCGAGCAAGGCGTGGAGCGTGTTAGCCATGCCTTTGATGTGGCAGAGCTACGAGAACTTGGGCGAGACATTGAGCGTGAAGTGTTGGCTCGTGCGGTCAAATGGCACCTAGAAGACCGTATCATCCTAGATGGTAATAAAACGGTGGTTTTTGACTAA
- the ndk gene encoding nucleoside-diphosphate kinase, whose protein sequence is MAIERTLSIVKPDAVGANHIGEIFSRFEKNGLKIIATKMKHLSKEEAEGFYAEHKERGFFNDLVAFMTSGPVVVSVLEGENAVLAHRDILGATNPKEAAAGTIRADFATSIDENAAHGSDSTTSAEREIAYFFADNEVCPRTR, encoded by the coding sequence ATGGCTATTGAACGCACACTTTCTATCGTAAAACCAGACGCAGTGGGTGCCAACCACATCGGCGAGATTTTCTCTCGCTTTGAAAAAAATGGTCTAAAAATCATCGCTACCAAGATGAAACATCTATCAAAAGAAGAAGCCGAAGGTTTTTATGCTGAGCATAAAGAGCGTGGTTTTTTTAATGACCTAGTGGCATTCATGACCTCAGGCCCTGTGGTGGTGTCTGTCCTAGAAGGTGAAAATGCGGTACTTGCTCACCGTGACATCCTAGGTGCGACCAACCCAAAAGAAGCAGCTGCTGGCACCATCCGTGCTGACTTTGCTACCAGCATTGATGAGAACGCTGCTCACGGTTCTGACAGCACCACATCGGCTGAGCGTGAGATTGCGTATTTCTTTGCCGATAACGAAGTTTGCCCACGCACTCGTTAA